A genomic region of Methanothermobacter sp. CaT2 contains the following coding sequences:
- a CDS encoding CARDB domain-containing protein, with product MKRFTLALSLLLLVLAVGTVSAADSDNQTDSNALITGTVTQCNGTDPFEGAFINVASMDGSTVASGVTGSDGSYSVSFQSPDRTFVVSALAPGHVVPSKTVTLDESGRATADFRLGTLNLTKGSWDIIGLDHNNVNVGPNQYLIQIRVRNDALTTATNVTANLTFTSTNPYVYLAANETASKYLGDIAPGATVDVFYLVEVSRNSLAYLTSRNYTVTVGGTNTGSADTINGTLYVEKLVSQNRNDVVSISVSNPAPAIGDVIAVTVVSTTASAGYDIVNLPLTNYNPAIIQPINVTVTYGPNTSNNVRLDAPGQTNFVSVWLFNVTGAGVTRLFGLITDRSGSSYHYNSDFGENITIRALERADLAIAKTVNNTAPNLGDTVRFTITVVNYGPNNATGVYVTDLLPPQLSFVSASASRGTYNSTTGIWTIGNLEYFETVTLNITATVTATGPVVNNANVTGDVFDPDMANNYASATLNSPQASDLTIDKSVNNPEPYVGENIQYTITVSNRGPDNAAGVVVEDVLPAGLILISATPSKGSYYMGTWNVGALNYLEIATLTIIARVNATGSLTNFANITSPNFDPNPDNNNDTAEVVGIPVADLRIVKQVSDPRPDYGSVVTFTVAVTNLGPSNATGVTVTDILSPGLVYLSHSVTQGTYNATTGVWYIGALNYAASALMNLTVLVNTTGDSNNTVSVTGNERDPDRTNNDAVSTLNAVSADLSIQKTVDRPVINNGETATFTVIVRNAGPDTPSNVVVSDLLPAGLSIISYTVTQGSFNTTTGVWEVGSLPALFQATLTLLVRATQAGFQTNIVNVSSELPDPLPGDNVDAVTVDVRPSADVKITKTVSNTAPDFGDTVVFYITVTNLGPDTATVVRTVDTIPSGLVYQSHDASAGIYFVEFNVWTVDSLAPGASETLNITVLVNDTGGMINTVSVTSTEYDPDLTNNYAAGLLNAEAVADIAVQKTVLLTPINNGQITNFTVTVTNNGPNDATGVAVTDILPPGLGLLSYSASQGTFAGGLWTVGDLANGTSATLVLEVIANAAGIFTNYVNASAEEYDPLLSNNNATALLTVNPSSDISITKTVSNSTPNFGEQITFFVTVTNNGPDDATGVTVTEMLPEGLVHQSHAISQGICYPLACIWIVGDLANGASATLNFTVLVNTTGELINRVQAVGDQFDPYSENNTANVTVTIPPAAYLVIDKVVNETVVDFNDTVRFVVSVTNMGPDDSVGVVVNDVLPAGLDYVSHSASQGTYDVGTGVWLVGSLVACIFLKKVRKSRTGVWLVGSLVRDAVATLEIVARVVVSNTTLTNIANVTSDTYNPNPDRDANATFTVNPRAELTITKTADRRAVRLGQNVKFTVTVTNNGPDTALNTTVVDRLPDSMRYVSSSATVGSYNPVTGVWLIGDLPSGSSAVLEIVVQMIRRGTFINVATVSSGSSGGNNTTEVDIEVTEPTPGPGPSPGKVPMQPTGAPVAALMAGLLLLAAGSAIARRR from the coding sequence ATGAAGAGATTTACACTGGCACTTTCGCTTCTTCTTCTGGTTCTTGCAGTGGGAACCGTAAGTGCCGCAGACTCTGATAATCAGACTGATTCTAATGCACTCATAACAGGGACTGTTACTCAGTGTAACGGTACAGATCCATTTGAGGGCGCATTTATAAATGTGGCCTCCATGGATGGCTCTACTGTAGCATCAGGGGTAACGGGTTCTGATGGAAGTTACTCTGTGAGTTTCCAGTCACCTGACCGGACATTTGTTGTCTCAGCTCTTGCACCGGGGCATGTGGTACCTTCAAAGACGGTGACTCTTGATGAGTCAGGAAGAGCCACTGCCGATTTCAGGCTCGGAACCCTGAACTTGACCAAGGGTTCATGGGACATCATAGGGCTTGACCATAATAATGTGAATGTCGGCCCCAACCAGTATCTCATCCAGATACGTGTCAGGAACGATGCCCTGACCACCGCAACTAATGTAACAGCCAACCTCACATTCACTTCAACCAATCCCTACGTCTACCTTGCGGCCAATGAAACAGCCAGCAAGTACCTGGGTGATATAGCACCGGGTGCAACGGTGGATGTCTTCTACCTTGTGGAGGTATCAAGGAATTCACTTGCCTACCTGACGTCCAGGAATTATACGGTGACGGTGGGCGGGACGAACACGGGTTCCGCTGACACCATAAACGGAACACTCTATGTTGAGAAACTTGTCTCACAGAACCGTAATGACGTGGTATCCATAAGTGTGAGTAACCCGGCACCGGCCATTGGAGACGTGATTGCAGTCACAGTCGTATCAACAACGGCATCAGCCGGATATGATATCGTTAACCTTCCACTAACCAACTACAACCCGGCAATTATCCAGCCCATCAACGTAACGGTGACCTACGGACCAAACACCAGCAACAATGTACGCCTTGACGCACCGGGTCAGACAAACTTTGTATCTGTCTGGCTGTTCAACGTTACCGGCGCAGGGGTGACCAGGCTCTTCGGTCTCATAACAGACAGGAGCGGTTCAAGCTACCACTACAACTCAGACTTCGGTGAGAACATCACCATCAGGGCACTTGAGAGGGCCGACCTTGCAATTGCAAAAACAGTCAACAACACAGCACCCAACCTCGGTGACACGGTCAGATTCACAATCACCGTGGTGAACTACGGCCCAAACAATGCCACCGGCGTTTATGTAACGGATCTTCTACCACCACAGCTGAGCTTCGTATCAGCAAGTGCATCCAGGGGAACCTACAACAGCACCACAGGTATATGGACAATAGGAAACCTTGAATACTTCGAGACAGTAACACTGAACATCACAGCCACGGTCACAGCAACAGGACCAGTTGTCAACAACGCCAACGTAACAGGTGACGTCTTCGACCCAGATATGGCAAACAACTACGCATCAGCAACCCTGAATTCTCCACAGGCATCAGACCTCACCATAGACAAGTCTGTTAACAATCCGGAACCCTATGTGGGTGAAAATATCCAGTACACAATCACTGTGAGCAACAGGGGACCTGATAACGCAGCAGGAGTTGTGGTGGAGGATGTTCTGCCGGCTGGACTGATACTCATCAGTGCGACACCATCCAAGGGCTCCTACTACATGGGCACATGGAATGTGGGGGCACTGAACTACCTTGAAATAGCAACACTCACAATAATAGCCAGGGTCAACGCAACTGGATCACTGACAAACTTTGCAAATATCACATCACCAAACTTTGATCCCAACCCGGATAACAACAATGACACCGCCGAGGTGGTGGGAATCCCGGTGGCTGACCTGCGTATAGTGAAACAAGTGAGCGACCCGCGACCAGACTATGGATCCGTTGTGACCTTCACGGTTGCTGTCACAAACCTCGGACCGAGCAACGCCACAGGTGTAACCGTCACAGATATACTCTCACCGGGCCTTGTCTACCTCAGTCACAGTGTCACACAGGGAACCTACAATGCCACAACCGGTGTATGGTACATCGGAGCACTGAATTATGCGGCATCAGCCCTGATGAACCTCACAGTCCTTGTGAACACAACAGGTGATTCAAATAACACAGTATCAGTCACCGGTAATGAGCGCGACCCTGACAGGACCAACAATGATGCGGTATCAACCCTTAACGCAGTATCAGCAGACCTTAGCATCCAGAAGACCGTTGACAGACCTGTTATAAATAACGGGGAAACCGCCACCTTCACGGTGATCGTGAGGAATGCGGGTCCAGACACACCATCAAATGTCGTGGTCTCAGATCTCCTGCCTGCAGGACTCTCAATCATATCATACACGGTTACACAGGGATCCTTCAACACAACAACTGGCGTCTGGGAGGTTGGCTCACTACCGGCCCTGTTCCAGGCAACCCTCACACTACTTGTAAGGGCAACCCAGGCAGGCTTCCAGACAAACATAGTCAACGTATCATCAGAGCTTCCAGATCCACTACCCGGAGACAACGTTGATGCGGTTACAGTCGATGTGAGGCCAAGCGCGGATGTTAAGATCACGAAGACCGTCAGCAACACAGCACCAGACTTCGGTGACACCGTGGTATTCTACATAACGGTAACGAACCTTGGACCGGACACTGCCACGGTTGTGAGGACCGTTGATACAATACCATCAGGCCTCGTCTACCAGTCCCACGATGCATCCGCGGGTATCTACTTCGTGGAATTCAATGTATGGACTGTTGATTCACTGGCACCCGGTGCATCAGAGACACTGAACATCACCGTGCTTGTCAATGACACAGGTGGAATGATAAACACGGTCTCAGTCACGAGCACCGAGTATGACCCTGACCTGACCAACAACTATGCTGCTGGGCTATTAAATGCGGAGGCCGTGGCTGATATCGCGGTACAGAAGACGGTCCTCCTGACACCAATCAACAATGGACAGATAACAAACTTCACGGTCACTGTCACCAACAACGGACCGAACGATGCAACAGGTGTCGCTGTAACGGATATACTACCACCAGGACTCGGATTGCTCAGTTACAGCGCCTCACAGGGAACCTTCGCAGGCGGGCTCTGGACTGTTGGAGACCTTGCAAATGGCACATCAGCAACCCTGGTGCTTGAGGTAATTGCAAATGCCGCAGGTATATTCACGAATTACGTGAATGCATCAGCCGAGGAGTACGACCCTCTGCTCTCAAACAACAATGCAACTGCTCTACTCACCGTGAACCCATCATCAGATATATCAATCACAAAGACGGTGTCAAACAGCACACCGAACTTCGGTGAGCAGATAACCTTCTTTGTGACGGTTACGAACAATGGACCTGACGATGCAACAGGGGTCACGGTAACAGAAATGCTTCCAGAGGGCCTTGTCCACCAGTCACATGCAATTTCACAGGGTATCTGCTATCCCCTTGCATGCATCTGGATAGTTGGAGACCTTGCAAACGGTGCATCAGCAACCCTCAACTTCACGGTCCTTGTGAACACCACAGGTGAACTGATAAACAGGGTTCAGGCAGTTGGGGATCAGTTCGATCCATACTCTGAAAACAACACTGCAAACGTCACAGTGACCATCCCACCGGCTGCTTATCTTGTGATAGATAAGGTGGTTAATGAGACGGTGGTTGACTTCAATGATACTGTGAGGTTCGTGGTTTCAGTTACCAATATGGGTCCTGATGATTCAGTGGGTGTTGTTGTTAATGACGTGTTACCTGCTGGTCTTGACTACGTGAGTCATAGTGCTTCACAGGGAACCTATGATGTGGGTACTGGTGTGTGGCTTGTTGGTTCACTGGTAGCTTGTATTTTCCTAAAAAAAGTCCGGAAATCGCGTACTGGTGTGTGGCTTGTTGGTTCACTGGTGAGGGATGCTGTGGCGACTCTGGAGATTGTTGCCAGGGTTGTTGTGAGTAACACTACCTTGACCAATATTGCCAATGTCACGTCTGATACGTACAATCCGAACCCTGATAGGGATGCTAACGCCACTTTCACAGTCAACCCACGGGCAGAGCTCACCATCACCAAGACGGCTGATAGGAGGGCTGTACGCCTCGGACAGAACGTGAAATTCACAGTAACGGTGACAAACAATGGACCTGATACTGCACTCAACACAACAGTGGTTGACAGGCTACCAGATTCAATGAGGTACGTATCATCCAGCGCCACTGTGGGATCATACAATCCGGTAACCGGCGTATGGCTGATAGGAGACCTGCCATCAGGTTCAAGCGCAGTCCTTGAAATAGTGGTCCAGATGATAAGGCGTGGCACATTCATCAACGTGGCAACGGTGAGCTCAGGCTCATCAGGCGGCAACAACACGACAGAGGTCGATATCGAGGTCACAGAACCCACACCAGGTCCAGGACCTTCACCTGGCAAGGTACCGATGCAGCCAACGGGTGCTCCGGTAGCTGCACTCATGGCAGGCCTGCTGCTTCTAGCTGCAGGTTCAGCCATAGCAAGGAGAAGATAA
- a CDS encoding class I SAM-dependent methyltransferase has product MKAVVFIGRGLREYIDMFNLDPLELKGTRILDCAAGVSSFRSEMHDRGFNVTALDPLYRRTPDEIKKMAYESFRRYTTNHRDFLRDLKVDGKPVEDYRRMVLSRFLDDYKRNPSWYIAGELPDLPFEDGEFDMVVSANFLFLYEDLLDYSFHAESVREMLRIGKEVRIFPVYNIHRRKRSVHLKPLMDEFNDYDMKIRKVKYHEETGCNEMLIIK; this is encoded by the coding sequence ATGAAGGCTGTGGTTTTCATTGGGAGGGGGCTCAGGGAATACATTGATATGTTCAACCTGGACCCCTTAGAACTCAAGGGGACGAGGATCCTTGACTGTGCTGCTGGTGTGAGTTCATTCAGGAGCGAAATGCATGACCGGGGATTCAATGTAACTGCACTGGACCCCCTGTACAGGAGGACACCCGATGAAATTAAAAAAATGGCATATGAAAGTTTCAGGAGATACACTACGAACCACAGAGACTTTTTAAGGGATTTAAAGGTGGATGGAAAACCTGTTGAAGATTACAGGAGGATGGTACTCAGCAGGTTCCTGGATGACTATAAAAGGAACCCCTCATGGTACATAGCCGGCGAACTCCCGGATCTTCCCTTTGAAGATGGAGAATTTGACATGGTTGTATCTGCAAATTTCCTTTTCCTGTATGAGGACCTGCTGGACTACAGTTTCCATGCTGAATCTGTGAGGGAGATGCTCAGGATCGGGAAAGAGGTTAGAATATTTCCTGTGTACAATATACACAGAAGAAAACGTTCTGTACACCTCAAACCGTTGATGGATGAATTTAATGATTATGACATGAAGATAAGGAAGGTTAAGTACCATGAGGAGACCGGCTGTAATGAAATGTTAATCATAAAATAA